From a single Paenibacillus sp. FSL W8-0426 genomic region:
- the gcvPB gene encoding aminomethyl-transferring glycine dehydrogenase subunit GcvPB, which yields MNPAANVTPEQSLIFELSSPGRVAYSLPECDVPRQEIKSLIPREMLRSEAAALPEVYEVDVIRHYTALSRRNFGVDNGFYPLGSCTMKYNPKINEDVARYSGFAKIHPYQHESSIQGALELLYTLQNDLAGLTGMDAVTLQPAAGAHGEWTGLMMIRAYHESRGETRTKVIVPDSSHGTNPASATVAGFETVTIPSRSDGLVDLDALRAAVGSDTAALMLTNPNTLGLFEKDIQEIASIVHEAGGLLYYDGANSNAIMGIARPGDMGFDVVHLNLHKTMSTPHGGGGPGAGPVGVKSLLVPFLPKPVVIRDDEGRYTLDHAGDQSIGRVKAFYGNFGILVRAYAYIRTYGPEGLRRVSECAVLNANYMMARLAPYYEIPYPGVCKHEFVMSGRGLKQYGVRTLDVAKRLLDFGYHPPTVYFPLNVEECIMIEPTETESKETLDGFIDTMIRIAKEAEETPEVVLNAPYGTPVTRLDETTAARKPVLNCACS from the coding sequence ATGAACCCCGCCGCCAACGTCACTCCCGAGCAATCGCTTATTTTTGAGTTGAGCAGCCCCGGGCGCGTCGCCTATTCCCTGCCGGAATGCGATGTGCCAAGGCAAGAGATCAAATCCCTGATTCCCCGGGAAATGCTTCGCTCCGAAGCAGCCGCATTGCCTGAGGTTTACGAAGTGGATGTCATCCGGCATTACACCGCCCTTTCCCGTCGCAACTTCGGCGTGGATAACGGCTTCTACCCGTTAGGATCGTGCACGATGAAATACAATCCAAAAATCAACGAAGACGTCGCCCGATACAGCGGCTTTGCCAAAATCCACCCCTATCAGCACGAATCCAGCATCCAAGGGGCGCTTGAACTGCTGTACACGCTGCAAAACGACCTTGCCGGCCTGACCGGCATGGATGCCGTAACCCTTCAACCTGCCGCTGGCGCGCATGGCGAATGGACGGGGCTGATGATGATCCGGGCCTATCACGAAAGCCGGGGCGAAACGCGCACCAAAGTCATCGTGCCGGATTCCTCCCACGGCACCAACCCGGCCAGCGCTACCGTTGCCGGCTTCGAGACCGTAACCATCCCTTCCCGTTCGGATGGGCTCGTCGATCTGGATGCCTTGCGCGCAGCCGTCGGCAGCGATACGGCGGCTCTGATGCTGACCAATCCGAATACGCTTGGTCTGTTCGAAAAGGACATTCAGGAAATTGCCTCGATCGTGCATGAGGCCGGCGGCTTGCTCTATTACGACGGCGCAAATTCCAATGCCATCATGGGCATCGCCCGGCCTGGCGATATGGGCTTCGACGTCGTGCATCTCAATTTGCATAAAACGATGAGCACTCCACATGGCGGCGGCGGTCCTGGAGCCGGTCCGGTTGGCGTGAAAAGTCTGCTTGTTCCGTTCCTGCCAAAACCTGTCGTCATACGCGATGATGAAGGCCGATATACGCTTGATCATGCCGGGGACCAATCGATCGGTCGGGTCAAAGCATTTTACGGCAACTTCGGCATCTTGGTACGCGCATATGCTTACATCCGCACCTACGGGCCGGAAGGCTTGCGCCGCGTTTCCGAATGCGCCGTTCTCAACGCCAATTACATGATGGCCCGGCTCGCGCCTTATTACGAGATTCCGTATCCGGGGGTGTGCAAGCATGAATTCGTCATGTCGGGACGCGGCCTCAAGCAATACGGCGTACGCACGCTTGACGTCGCCAAACGTTTGCTCGATTTCGGTTACCATCCGCCAACGGTATACTTCCCATTGAATGTGGAAGAGTGCATCATGATCGAACCGACCGAGACGGAAAGCAAGGAAACGCTTGACGGTTTCATCGATACGATGATCCGCATCGCGAAGGAAGCTGAGGAAACGCCGGAGGTCGTGCTCAATGCACCCTACGGCACGCCTGTGACCCGTCTCGACGAAACAACCGCTGCACGCAAGCCTGTGTTGAACTGCGCCTGCAGTTGA
- the ptsP gene encoding phosphoenolpyruvate--protein phosphotransferase: MLNVSGIAASAGIAIAKAFILEHPDYSVEKRQITDVDAEIAKLDSALGKSQAELEAIKERTMQELGEKKAEIFASHLLILNDPELIDPVKAKIAEEMVSAEFALNETASQFIEMFENMKSAYLQERAADMRDVTKRVLNHLLGIEFMSPAEISEEVIVLAEDLTPSDTAQLNRKYVKGFATNIGGRTSHSAIMARSLEIPAVVGTKDILTQAKHGDLIIVDGLDGHVLVNPSDDVVAEYRSKQEQYDAQRAEWRKLRDEPTVTVDGVHVELAANIGTPNDVAGVLENGGEGVGLYRTEFLYMGRDKLPSEDVQYNAYKTVLEKMEGKPVVVRTLDIGGDKELPYLDLPKEMNPFLGFRAIRLCLDRQDIFRTQLRALLRASVHGNLRIMFPMIATLGEFREAKAVLLEEKDKLVAEGIAVSDSIQLGIMVEIPSTAVLADQFAKEVDFFSIGTNDLIQYTMAADRMNERVSYLYQPYNPAILRLVKMVIDAAHREGKWAGMCGEMAGDETAIPLLLGLGLDEFSMSATSILPARSQITKLSRAEMQELAAKALDMQTAEQVVELVKSI; the protein is encoded by the coding sequence ATGCTTAATGTTTCCGGGATCGCTGCTTCGGCGGGCATTGCCATCGCCAAGGCGTTTATCTTGGAGCATCCCGATTACTCTGTAGAGAAACGTCAAATTACCGATGTTGACGCAGAGATCGCTAAACTCGACTCGGCTTTGGGGAAATCCCAAGCTGAGCTCGAAGCGATCAAAGAGCGCACGATGCAAGAGCTTGGCGAGAAAAAAGCGGAAATTTTCGCTTCGCATTTGCTCATTCTGAACGACCCGGAACTGATTGATCCGGTCAAAGCGAAAATTGCGGAGGAAATGGTCAGTGCAGAGTTTGCATTGAACGAAACGGCTTCCCAATTTATCGAAATGTTCGAAAACATGAAAAGTGCTTACCTGCAGGAACGTGCAGCAGACATGCGCGACGTAACGAAGCGTGTGCTGAACCACCTGCTGGGCATCGAATTCATGAGCCCTGCCGAAATCAGTGAGGAAGTGATCGTGCTTGCGGAGGATTTGACGCCTTCCGACACGGCTCAGTTGAACCGCAAATATGTTAAAGGCTTTGCCACAAACATTGGCGGACGCACGTCCCACTCGGCAATCATGGCACGCTCCCTGGAAATTCCTGCGGTTGTGGGAACCAAGGACATCCTGACCCAGGCCAAACACGGTGATTTGATCATCGTTGACGGCCTGGACGGACATGTGCTCGTAAATCCTTCGGATGACGTAGTCGCCGAGTATCGTTCCAAACAGGAACAATACGACGCACAACGCGCCGAGTGGAGAAAATTGCGTGACGAACCAACCGTGACGGTGGATGGCGTGCACGTTGAATTGGCGGCAAACATCGGTACGCCAAACGATGTTGCCGGCGTATTGGAAAACGGCGGCGAAGGCGTAGGCCTGTACCGTACCGAGTTCCTGTACATGGGCAGAGACAAACTTCCTTCCGAGGACGTTCAGTACAATGCGTACAAAACGGTGCTCGAAAAAATGGAAGGCAAACCTGTCGTTGTCCGCACGCTCGACATCGGTGGAGACAAGGAGCTTCCTTACCTTGACCTGCCGAAAGAAATGAATCCATTCTTAGGCTTCCGCGCGATTCGTCTGTGTCTGGACCGTCAAGATATTTTCCGTACACAGCTTCGTGCTTTGCTGCGCGCCAGCGTGCACGGGAACCTGCGCATCATGTTCCCGATGATCGCCACGCTCGGCGAGTTCCGTGAAGCAAAAGCCGTCCTGCTCGAAGAGAAGGACAAGCTGGTAGCTGAAGGGATTGCTGTTTCCGACAGCATCCAACTCGGTATCATGGTCGAAATCCCTTCGACTGCAGTTCTTGCGGATCAATTTGCCAAAGAGGTTGATTTCTTCAGTATCGGAACGAACGATCTGATTCAATACACCATGGCTGCTGACCGTATGAACGAACGTGTCTCTTACCTGTACCAACCATACAATCCTGCTATTTTGCGTTTGGTCAAAATGGTCATCGATGCGGCGCATCGTGAAGGAAAATGGGCTGGCATGTGTGGAGAGATGGCTGGAGACGAAACGGCAATTCCGTTGCTGCTTGGTCTTGGACTGGATGAGTTCAGCATGAGCGCAACCTCCATTCTGCCAGCTCGCAGTCAGATCACGAAATTGTCCCGTGCCGAGATGCAGGAACTTGCTGCCAAAGCACTGGATATGCAAACCGCTGAGCAAGTGGTTGAACTGGTTAAAAGCATCTAA
- a CDS encoding HPr family phosphocarrier protein, whose protein sequence is MQQTFRITDEDGIHARPATALVNKANQFKGAESFAEANGKKVTLKSILGVLSLGLEQGDTITIISEGDEAADALKALTDVMVNEGLGEIHA, encoded by the coding sequence ATGCAACAAACATTCAGAATTACAGACGAAGACGGTATCCACGCACGCCCGGCGACAGCCCTGGTTAATAAAGCAAACCAATTCAAAGGCGCAGAATCCTTTGCAGAAGCTAACGGTAAAAAAGTAACCCTGAAATCCATCCTGGGCGTTCTTTCCCTGGGTCTGGAGCAAGGCGACACCATCACGATCATCTCCGAAGGCGATGAGGCTGCTGACGCTCTTAAAGCACTGACTGACGTTATGGTTAACGAAGGGCTGGGCGAAATCCATGCTTAA
- the ptsG gene encoding glucose-specific PTS transporter subunit IIBC, protein MFKKLFGVLQRVGKALMLPVAILPAAGLLLGIGNMLVNPDFLQYVTALDTPWVNSIATIMMNAGQIVFDNLALLFAVGVAVGLAGGEGVAGLAAIIGYLVMNVTLGSAVGVTPAMIGNVPGYASILGIPTLSTGVFGGIIVGIIAALCYNRFFKIELPSYLGFFAGKRFVPIVTSVVSLLLGLLLVVIWPPIQNGLNAVSHFMVDTSPTLSAFIFGVVERSLIPFGLHHIFYSPFWFEFGEYVNKAGEVIRGDQKIFFSQLRDGVALTAGTFQVGKFPFMMFGLPAAALAMYHEARPEHKKYVAGIMGSAALTSFLTGITEPLEFSFLFVAPILFAVHCIFAGLSFMTMQLLNVKIGMTFSGGFIDFLIFGIIPNRTPWWNVIIVGLILAVIYYFGFRFIIRKFKLKTPGREEASAESSSSGSSGSTDDLPHNILEAFGGKENIKHLDACITRLRIEVNEKSNVQKDRLKQLGASGVLEVGNNVQAIFGTRSDTIKSQMQDIIAGRTPAPAPAEEIKPTPEEEKAQGEQGERIVPEDIVMPVNGELLDITNVPDPVFSEKMTGDGFAILPHDGTITSPVYGKVFNVFPSKHAVGIMSDGGKEVLVHIGVNTVKLKGQGFNVLVQEGDLVSAGQPIMEVDLEYVKANAPSIISPVIFTNLPEGSTITLKKSGVLKVGDQPIIEIK, encoded by the coding sequence ATGTTTAAAAAGCTTTTTGGTGTATTGCAAAGAGTAGGTAAAGCTCTCATGCTGCCTGTAGCGATTCTGCCAGCCGCAGGTTTGCTGCTCGGAATTGGTAACATGCTGGTAAATCCGGATTTCCTGCAATATGTTACTGCGCTCGATACCCCTTGGGTAAACTCAATTGCAACCATCATGATGAACGCAGGTCAGATCGTATTTGATAATCTGGCATTGCTGTTTGCGGTCGGCGTAGCCGTCGGGCTGGCTGGAGGTGAAGGCGTTGCAGGACTTGCAGCCATCATCGGTTATCTGGTCATGAACGTAACTTTGGGCTCTGCCGTAGGTGTTACACCTGCCATGATTGGCAATGTGCCAGGTTATGCGAGTATCCTGGGTATTCCAACTTTAAGCACAGGGGTATTTGGAGGTATCATTGTCGGTATCATCGCAGCACTGTGCTACAATCGTTTCTTTAAAATTGAACTGCCGTCTTACCTTGGATTTTTCGCGGGTAAACGTTTTGTTCCAATTGTCACTTCGGTAGTTTCCCTGCTGCTCGGGTTGCTGCTCGTGGTCATCTGGCCTCCAATTCAGAATGGATTAAATGCCGTTTCTCACTTCATGGTTGATACAAGCCCGACGCTGTCGGCCTTCATCTTCGGTGTAGTAGAACGGTCACTGATTCCGTTCGGGCTGCATCACATTTTCTACTCCCCATTCTGGTTTGAGTTCGGAGAGTATGTGAACAAAGCGGGTGAAGTCATTCGCGGAGACCAAAAGATTTTCTTCAGCCAGCTGCGTGACGGCGTTGCGCTGACTGCCGGGACGTTCCAAGTCGGTAAATTCCCGTTCATGATGTTCGGTTTGCCAGCAGCCGCACTTGCGATGTACCATGAAGCAAGGCCTGAACATAAAAAATATGTTGCTGGTATCATGGGTTCAGCTGCACTGACATCATTCCTGACAGGGATTACAGAGCCGCTGGAGTTCTCGTTCCTGTTCGTTGCACCGATTTTGTTTGCTGTACACTGTATCTTTGCGGGTTTATCGTTCATGACGATGCAGCTGCTTAATGTCAAAATCGGGATGACCTTCTCAGGCGGTTTCATTGACTTCCTGATCTTTGGTATCATTCCAAACCGCACGCCATGGTGGAACGTTATCATCGTTGGTTTGATTCTTGCTGTGATCTACTATTTCGGTTTCCGATTCATCATTCGCAAGTTCAAACTCAAAACGCCTGGACGTGAAGAAGCATCTGCTGAATCCTCATCCAGTGGCTCTTCAGGTTCCACGGACGATTTGCCGCATAACATCCTTGAAGCCTTTGGCGGCAAGGAAAACATTAAACATCTGGATGCATGTATTACTCGCTTGCGGATTGAAGTAAATGAGAAATCGAATGTGCAAAAAGACCGTTTGAAACAACTGGGTGCATCTGGTGTGCTTGAAGTGGGTAATAATGTTCAAGCCATCTTCGGAACGCGTTCCGATACGATTAAATCACAGATGCAGGATATCATTGCAGGACGCACGCCTGCACCAGCTCCGGCGGAAGAAATTAAACCAACTCCTGAAGAGGAGAAGGCGCAAGGAGAGCAAGGTGAGCGCATTGTACCAGAGGATATCGTCATGCCGGTGAACGGAGAACTGCTTGATATTACAAACGTGCCTGATCCGGTCTTTTCTGAAAAAATGACAGGTGACGGTTTCGCTATTTTGCCGCATGATGGAACGATTACCTCCCCAGTGTATGGTAAAGTATTTAATGTATTTCCAAGCAAACACGCTGTAGGCATTATGTCCGACGGCGGCAAAGAAGTGCTTGTTCATATAGGTGTCAATACGGTGAAACTGAAAGGTCAAGGTTTCAACGTACTGGTTCAGGAAGGTGACCTGGTATCTGCTGGTCAGCCGATTATGGAAGTGGATCTGGAGTATGTAAAAGCAAACGCTCCGTCGATCATTTCTCCAGTCATTTTCACCAACCTGCCAGAAGGCTCCACGATAACACTCAAGAAGAGTGGAGTGCTCAAAGTTGGCGATCAGCCAATCATTGAGATAAAATAA
- a CDS encoding PRD domain-containing protein: protein MSGLHVAKALNNNVIIAQHPEHGEVVVIGKGIGFNRKTGDILPLMAVEKMFILKNQQEQEQYKQLLPQVDEALIEIINELVTYISERADAPLNEHIHIALTDHISFALKRKEQGIVIQNPFLYETREIYPEEFRMGEYAVRLIKDKMGVDLGRDEIGFIALHIYSAMTNQNISQVRQHSQLITDLVNLVADQLDYSFETQSLDYSRLLTHLRFALERIRRGDKVEELHKLDSLLKLEYPEMYSLAWKLTKVMEQRLKLPVYPAEVGYLTIHLQRLNQRKEENQ, encoded by the coding sequence TTGAGCGGCCTACACGTAGCCAAAGCCCTGAACAATAATGTAATCATTGCACAGCATCCCGAACATGGTGAGGTCGTCGTCATCGGCAAGGGCATAGGCTTTAACCGAAAAACAGGCGATATCCTTCCGCTGATGGCTGTGGAGAAAATGTTCATTTTGAAGAACCAGCAAGAGCAGGAGCAATATAAGCAGCTTCTTCCGCAAGTGGACGAGGCGTTGATCGAGATCATTAACGAGTTGGTTACGTATATTTCAGAGCGAGCGGACGCGCCGTTGAACGAGCATATTCATATCGCGCTCACGGATCATATTTCTTTTGCGTTGAAGCGCAAGGAACAGGGCATCGTTATTCAAAATCCGTTCCTGTACGAAACCCGGGAGATATACCCTGAAGAGTTTCGGATGGGCGAGTATGCCGTCAGGCTGATCAAGGACAAAATGGGCGTAGATTTGGGAAGGGATGAAATCGGATTTATTGCGCTGCATATTTATAGCGCGATGACAAACCAGAACATCTCCCAGGTGCGGCAGCATTCGCAGTTAATTACGGATCTGGTGAATCTGGTCGCAGACCAGCTGGATTATTCTTTTGAAACGCAATCATTGGATTATTCCCGTCTGTTAACGCATCTACGGTTTGCCCTTGAGCGTATACGTCGCGGAGATAAAGTGGAGGAGCTTCACAAGCTGGATTCCCTACTCAAATTGGAGTATCCCGAAATGTACTCGCTTGCATGGAAGCTGACCAAAGTGATGGAGCAACGACTAAAGCTGCCTGTTTATCCGGCAGAAGTTGGCTACTTAACGATACATCTTCAGCGGCTGAACCAGCGGAAAGAAGAAAATCAGTAA
- a CDS encoding flotillin family protein encodes MTLDMEVLLVPAIVVGVILILGLAFWARYKTVGPDEAMIVTGSFLGNKNISEDESGRKIKIVRGGGAFIWPVFQQSEFISLLSHKLDVTTPEVYTEQGVPVLADGVAIIKVGSSVEDVATAAEQFIGKPVEALRGEAQEVLEGHLRAILGTMTVEEVYRNRDRFAQEVQGVAARDLKKMGLQIVSFTIKDVRDKQGYLDALGKPRIAAVKRDAEIAEAEAVRDARIQKANAEEQGQKAELLRDTNIAEAEKDKELKVAAFKRDQDTARAEADQAYHIQEARAKQTVVEEQMKVELVRKEREIDLQAKEIMVREKQYDAEVKKKAEADRYAVEQAAEADKAKRMREADAVQYSIETQAKATAEQKRLEGQAVADAELAKGSADAEVIRLRGLAEAEAKEKLAEAFQKFGEAAVLDIIVKMLPELAGKIAEPISSIDKLTVVDTGKGEGAARVSNYVTELMATAPEMLKSVSGIDVEQLIQGLTKPKTATPVAVAASPTDTILNKAGTEE; translated from the coding sequence ATGACTCTGGATATGGAAGTGCTGTTGGTTCCCGCGATTGTTGTCGGCGTGATTTTGATTTTGGGTCTTGCGTTCTGGGCCAGATACAAAACGGTGGGTCCGGATGAAGCGATGATTGTAACCGGTTCATTTTTGGGCAACAAAAATATATCCGAGGACGAATCCGGCAGGAAAATCAAAATCGTGCGCGGCGGCGGTGCATTTATTTGGCCGGTCTTTCAGCAGTCCGAGTTCATCTCGCTGCTGTCCCACAAGCTCGACGTAACCACGCCGGAAGTTTATACCGAGCAAGGGGTGCCCGTTCTTGCGGACGGCGTCGCGATCATCAAGGTAGGAAGTTCGGTCGAGGACGTGGCGACGGCAGCCGAGCAGTTTATCGGCAAACCGGTGGAAGCGCTGCGCGGGGAAGCACAGGAAGTGCTTGAAGGGCATCTGCGTGCCATCCTGGGCACAATGACGGTGGAAGAGGTCTATCGGAACCGTGATCGTTTTGCGCAGGAGGTTCAGGGCGTGGCAGCAAGAGATCTGAAGAAGATGGGTCTGCAAATCGTGTCATTCACCATTAAAGACGTCCGCGACAAGCAGGGTTACCTGGATGCGCTCGGTAAGCCAAGAATCGCTGCCGTGAAACGGGATGCCGAGATTGCCGAGGCTGAGGCCGTCAGAGATGCCAGAATTCAGAAGGCCAACGCGGAAGAGCAGGGACAAAAGGCGGAACTGCTGCGCGATACGAACATTGCGGAAGCCGAAAAGGATAAAGAGCTGAAAGTGGCGGCGTTTAAACGAGATCAGGATACAGCTAGAGCAGAAGCCGACCAGGCCTACCACATTCAGGAAGCCCGGGCGAAACAAACGGTGGTTGAAGAGCAGATGAAGGTTGAATTGGTTCGGAAAGAACGGGAAATCGACCTGCAGGCGAAAGAAATCATGGTTCGTGAGAAGCAATACGACGCGGAAGTGAAGAAAAAGGCCGAGGCGGACCGTTACGCCGTCGAGCAGGCTGCCGAAGCCGACAAGGCAAAACGAATGCGCGAAGCGGATGCGGTGCAGTATTCGATCGAGACGCAGGCCAAGGCAACGGCCGAGCAGAAGCGGCTTGAAGGTCAGGCCGTGGCTGATGCCGAACTGGCAAAAGGTTCGGCGGATGCCGAGGTTATCCGTCTGCGAGGTCTTGCCGAAGCGGAAGCCAAAGAAAAGCTGGCCGAGGCGTTCCAGAAGTTTGGCGAAGCCGCGGTATTGGACATCATCGTCAAAATGCTGCCTGAGCTTGCCGGCAAAATTGCGGAACCGATCTCTTCCATTGACAAGTTGACGGTCGTGGATACAGGCAAAGGCGAAGGTGCAGCTCGCGTGAGCAATTATGTCACCGAATTGATGGCGACTGCGCCGGAAATGCTTAAGAGCGTGTCCGGCATCGATGTGGAGCAGCTGATTCAGGGGTTAACCAAGCCCAAAACAGCGACGCCGGTTGCTGTGGCAGCATCGCCAACAGACACCATTTTGAATAAAGCGGGAACGGAAGAGTAG
- a CDS encoding NfeD family protein, giving the protein MESIYWGCLIGGAIFAVVSLILGDLIDGLLDGAFEFPGVDIFKPVVLAGSITAFGGAGIMLTRYSSVSTMAALILALLIGVAAAMLVFFAYIKPSRNSEVSIGFSMQELAGKIGEITIPVPEKGFGEVMIRIASGNTIHTASSFEHRPIAAGARVVVVDISDGVLRVSEWEEDVLK; this is encoded by the coding sequence ATGGAGTCGATTTATTGGGGGTGTTTGATCGGGGGAGCGATATTTGCGGTCGTCAGCCTGATACTGGGAGATCTGATTGATGGTTTGCTGGATGGTGCTTTCGAGTTTCCGGGCGTTGATATTTTCAAACCGGTTGTACTGGCTGGTTCCATTACTGCTTTTGGCGGGGCGGGAATCATGCTGACGCGTTACAGCTCGGTAAGTACGATGGCCGCCTTGATTCTGGCCCTGTTGATCGGAGTCGCTGCAGCCATGCTGGTGTTCTTTGCTTATATTAAGCCGAGCCGCAACAGTGAGGTGTCCATCGGTTTCTCCATGCAGGAACTGGCGGGAAAGATCGGCGAGATCACGATTCCCGTGCCGGAAAAGGGTTTCGGGGAAGTCATGATACGCATTGCCTCGGGCAATACGATCCATACCGCATCGAGCTTCGAACATCGCCCCATTGCGGCTGGGGCGCGTGTCGTTGTAGTAGACATATCGGATGGCGTGCTGCGTGTGTCCGAATGGGAAGAGGATGTACTTAAGTAA
- a CDS encoding iron-containing alcohol dehydrogenase encodes MKTFQFYNPTRLIFGKGQVETLKTEVPKYGKRVLLVYGGGSIKRNGLYDQVIGLLNEIGAEVTELAGVEPNPRLATVHKGVDLCKTNDIELILAVGGGSVIDCAKAIAVGAKYEGDMWDFAARKAVAKDALPLGTILTMAATGSEMNSGSVITNQDTQEKLGWGSPVSFPTFSILDPVNTYSVPRDQTVYGMVDMMSHVLEHYFHLDENTPVQLGFCETILRTVMDAAPRLIEDLENYELRETILYCGTMALNGVLNMGLAGDWATHNIEHAVSAVYDIPHGGGLAILFPHWMKHNIDVKVDRFKRLAVNVFGVNPEGKSDKQVAEEGIEALRQFWTSIGAPSRLADYDIDDSKIDVMADKAMLFGPFGNFKKLQREDVVSIYKASL; translated from the coding sequence ATGAAAACTTTTCAATTTTATAACCCGACCCGCCTGATTTTTGGCAAGGGCCAAGTTGAAACGCTGAAAACCGAAGTTCCGAAGTATGGCAAACGCGTTCTGCTGGTTTATGGCGGCGGCAGTATCAAACGCAACGGGTTGTATGACCAAGTGATCGGCCTGCTTAACGAAATCGGTGCAGAAGTGACCGAACTGGCTGGCGTTGAACCGAACCCTCGTCTCGCAACCGTGCATAAAGGCGTGGATCTGTGCAAAACGAACGATATCGAACTGATCCTTGCTGTCGGCGGCGGCAGTGTCATCGACTGTGCCAAAGCGATCGCAGTAGGCGCCAAATACGAAGGGGACATGTGGGATTTTGCAGCACGCAAAGCCGTCGCGAAAGACGCTCTCCCGCTCGGAACGATTCTGACCATGGCGGCTACCGGATCGGAAATGAACTCGGGTTCCGTCATCACGAATCAGGATACCCAAGAAAAACTGGGATGGGGCAGCCCGGTTTCTTTCCCTACGTTCTCCATTCTCGACCCGGTGAATACGTATTCGGTGCCTCGTGACCAAACCGTTTACGGCATGGTCGACATGATGTCCCACGTGCTCGAGCATTATTTCCATCTGGATGAAAACACGCCCGTGCAGCTCGGTTTCTGCGAAACGATTCTGCGCACTGTGATGGATGCGGCCCCTCGCCTCATCGAAGATCTCGAAAACTATGAACTGCGCGAGACCATTCTGTACTGCGGTACGATGGCTCTCAACGGCGTGCTCAACATGGGCCTTGCAGGCGATTGGGCGACTCACAATATCGAGCATGCCGTGTCGGCCGTGTATGATATTCCGCATGGCGGCGGTCTGGCGATCCTGTTCCCGCACTGGATGAAGCATAATATCGACGTCAAAGTGGATCGCTTCAAACGTTTGGCGGTCAACGTATTCGGCGTGAATCCGGAAGGGAAATCGGACAAGCAGGTTGCAGAGGAAGGCATTGAAGCTCTTCGTCAATTCTGGACCTCCATCGGAGCGCCTAGCCGTTTGGCCGATTATGATATCGATGACAGCAAAATCGATGTTATGGCTGACAAAGCGATGCTGTTTGGTCCTTTCGGCAACTTCAAAAAGCTGCAGCGTGAGGATGTTGTATCCATCTACAAGGCATCTCTGTAA